In one Takifugu flavidus isolate HTHZ2018 chromosome 9, ASM371156v2, whole genome shotgun sequence genomic region, the following are encoded:
- the hs6st2 gene encoding heparan-sulfate 6-O-sulfotransferase 2 isoform X2 — translation MDERSGSGSHHHHHRLLIVLVMVLLFGVIMIQYVCPSSSECQMLHQLGSWFKDGGAAGSEIQDGLLRDPYIAEDGALVRFVPRFNFSETDLNRVVDFNIKGDDVIVFLHIQKTGGTTFGRHLVRNIKLERPCDCHAGQKKCTCYRPGKKETWLFSRFSTGWSCGLHADWTELTSCVPSRMDSVEVPENLFRNYYYITILRDPVSRYLSEWRHVQRGATWKASLHVCDGRSPTLSELPSCYSGDDWSGCSLQEFMDCPYNLANNRQTRMLADLSLVGCYNVSAMGEEARWAVLLESAKRNLRSMAFFGLTEYQRKTQYLFERTFNLEFITPFTQANGTRASGVEVPPKTQQRILQLNQWDLELYEYARDLFLQRFQAARQKERRQARERRQQERRRLRGRFTAKQWGQQKPTEITRHPDRHWGVAEEQQWRKDGDDGESEILLPDLWDQDENTTMDDYMDNVEQW, via the exons ATGGATGAGAGGTCCGGCAGCGggagccaccaccaccaccaccggctGCTGATCGTCCTGGTCATGGTGTTGCTCTTTGGCGTCATCATGATCCAGTATGTCTGTCCCAGCAGCTCGGAGTGCCAGATGCTCCACCAGTTGGGATCCTGGTTTAAAGACGGTGGTGCAGCTGGCAGTGAAATCCAAGACGGCCTCCTAAGGGATCCGTACATTGCAGAAGATGGTGCTTTGGTTCGCTTTGTGCCTCGCTTCAACTTCAGCGAAACCGATTTAAACCGCGTCGTGGACTTTAACATCAAAGGAGACGACGTGATAGTGTTTCTGCACATCCAGAAAACTGGCGGAACGACGTTTGGTCGCCATTTAGTTCGAAATATTAAGCTGGAGAGGCCCTGCGACTGTCACGCAGGACAGAAGAAATGCACCTGTTACAGGCCAGGTAAAAAAGAAACTTGGCTTTTCTCTCGGTTCTCCACCGGCTGGAGCTGCGGCCTCCATGCGGACTGGACAGAGCTCACCAGCTGCGTCCCATCACGCATGGACTCAGTAGAGGTTCCAGAGAACCTGTTCAG GAACTACTATTATATAACCATCTTAAGAGACCCAGTATCCCGCTACCTGAGTGAGTGGCGCCACGTTCAACGTGGAGCAACCTGGAAGGCCTCCTTACACGTGTGCGACGGCCGTTCGCCAACGCTGTCCGAGCTGCCCAGCTGCTACTCGGGAGACGACTGGTCTGGTTGTTCCCTGCAGGAGTTCATGGACTGCCCTTACAACCTGGCAAACAACCGCCAGACCCGCATGCTGGCTGATCTCAGCCTGGTGGGCTGCTACAACGTCTCCGCCATGGGCGAGGAGGCCCGCTGGGCCGTGCTCCTGGAGAGTGCCAAGAGGAACCTACGTAGCATGGCTTTCTTTGGGCTGACTGAATACCAGCGGAAGACCCAGTATCTGTTTGAGCGTACTTTCAACCTAGAGTTCATCACTCCTTTCACACAGGCCAACGGCACGCGCGCCTCCGGCGTCGAGGTGCCTCCCAAGACGCAACAGAGGATCCTCCAGCTGAACCAGTGGGACCTAGAGCTGTACGAGTACGCCCGCGACCTTTTCCTGCAGCGTTTCCAGGCGGCCAGGCAGAAGGAGCGCAGACAGGCCAGGGAGAGGCgccagcaggagaggaggcgtCTCCGTGGAAGGTTCACAGCGAAGCAGTGGGGGCAGCAGAAGCCTACAGAAATAACCCGTCACCCCGACAGACACTGGGGTGtggctgaggagcagcagtggaggaaAGATGGCGATGACGGCGAGTCAGAAATACTGTTGCCAGACCTGTGGGATCAGGATGAGAACACAACCATGGATGATTACATGGATAATGTAGAACAGTGGTAA
- the hs6st2 gene encoding heparan-sulfate 6-O-sulfotransferase 2 isoform X1, whose translation MDERSGSGSHHHHHRLLIVLVMVLLFGVIMIQYVCPSSSECQMLHQLGSWFKDGGAAGSEIQDGLLRDPYIAEDGALVRFVPRFNFSETDLNRVVDFNIKGDDVIVFLHIQKTGGTTFGRHLVRNIKLERPCDCHAGQKKCTCYRPGKKETWLFSRFSTGWSCGLHADWTELTSCVPSRMDSVEVPENLFSRNYYYITILRDPVSRYLSEWRHVQRGATWKASLHVCDGRSPTLSELPSCYSGDDWSGCSLQEFMDCPYNLANNRQTRMLADLSLVGCYNVSAMGEEARWAVLLESAKRNLRSMAFFGLTEYQRKTQYLFERTFNLEFITPFTQANGTRASGVEVPPKTQQRILQLNQWDLELYEYARDLFLQRFQAARQKERRQARERRQQERRRLRGRFTAKQWGQQKPTEITRHPDRHWGVAEEQQWRKDGDDGESEILLPDLWDQDENTTMDDYMDNVEQW comes from the exons ATGGATGAGAGGTCCGGCAGCGggagccaccaccaccaccaccggctGCTGATCGTCCTGGTCATGGTGTTGCTCTTTGGCGTCATCATGATCCAGTATGTCTGTCCCAGCAGCTCGGAGTGCCAGATGCTCCACCAGTTGGGATCCTGGTTTAAAGACGGTGGTGCAGCTGGCAGTGAAATCCAAGACGGCCTCCTAAGGGATCCGTACATTGCAGAAGATGGTGCTTTGGTTCGCTTTGTGCCTCGCTTCAACTTCAGCGAAACCGATTTAAACCGCGTCGTGGACTTTAACATCAAAGGAGACGACGTGATAGTGTTTCTGCACATCCAGAAAACTGGCGGAACGACGTTTGGTCGCCATTTAGTTCGAAATATTAAGCTGGAGAGGCCCTGCGACTGTCACGCAGGACAGAAGAAATGCACCTGTTACAGGCCAGGTAAAAAAGAAACTTGGCTTTTCTCTCGGTTCTCCACCGGCTGGAGCTGCGGCCTCCATGCGGACTGGACAGAGCTCACCAGCTGCGTCCCATCACGCATGGACTCAGTAGAGGTTCCAGAGAACCTGTTCAG TAGGAACTACTATTATATAACCATCTTAAGAGACCCAGTATCCCGCTACCTGAGTGAGTGGCGCCACGTTCAACGTGGAGCAACCTGGAAGGCCTCCTTACACGTGTGCGACGGCCGTTCGCCAACGCTGTCCGAGCTGCCCAGCTGCTACTCGGGAGACGACTGGTCTGGTTGTTCCCTGCAGGAGTTCATGGACTGCCCTTACAACCTGGCAAACAACCGCCAGACCCGCATGCTGGCTGATCTCAGCCTGGTGGGCTGCTACAACGTCTCCGCCATGGGCGAGGAGGCCCGCTGGGCCGTGCTCCTGGAGAGTGCCAAGAGGAACCTACGTAGCATGGCTTTCTTTGGGCTGACTGAATACCAGCGGAAGACCCAGTATCTGTTTGAGCGTACTTTCAACCTAGAGTTCATCACTCCTTTCACACAGGCCAACGGCACGCGCGCCTCCGGCGTCGAGGTGCCTCCCAAGACGCAACAGAGGATCCTCCAGCTGAACCAGTGGGACCTAGAGCTGTACGAGTACGCCCGCGACCTTTTCCTGCAGCGTTTCCAGGCGGCCAGGCAGAAGGAGCGCAGACAGGCCAGGGAGAGGCgccagcaggagaggaggcgtCTCCGTGGAAGGTTCACAGCGAAGCAGTGGGGGCAGCAGAAGCCTACAGAAATAACCCGTCACCCCGACAGACACTGGGGTGtggctgaggagcagcagtggaggaaAGATGGCGATGACGGCGAGTCAGAAATACTGTTGCCAGACCTGTGGGATCAGGATGAGAACACAACCATGGATGATTACATGGATAATGTAGAACAGTGGTAA